CGAGCGTGATCGAGGGGTGGCGCCCCTGGAGCCAGGCGAAGGCGTCGTTCGGGTGGGCGACCGGGACGAGGCCGGCGCTCAGCGCCTCGATCAGGGCGATGCCGAACCCCTCGTATTCCGAGGCCGAGACGAACAGGCTCGAGCGGCCGATGAGGTCGCGGACCGCCGGGGCGTCGAGCCCGGTATGCAGCGTGACCGCGCCGGTGAGGCCCATCCGGTCGATCTCGTGGCTCAGCGCCTCGGCGGAGACGTCGGAGGGCACCCCGACGATCCGCAGCCGCCACGCGGGCCCTTGCGCGTTGAGCGCCCGCATCGTCGCGAGCAGGCGGTCGAGGCGCTTGTTGTGGGCGAAGCGGCCGATCGTCAGGAGGGCGGGCTGCGGCTCCGGCGAGGCGGCGCCGGCGAACTTGTCGAGGTCGACGCCGTTCTGGATGACCGACACGCTGCCCGGCGCGATGCCCTGGAACAGCCGCGCGTCGCTCTCGCTGCAGGCGACGACCGCCTCGTAGGCCCGCACGCTCATCCGGGTCGGGCCCTCGAACCAGAGCTTCTTCAGCCGCGAATGCGCGCTGGTGTGGAAGAAGCCCCCGTGGGTCGTCGCCACCATCGGCCGGCGGTGCAGGGGCTTGGTCAGCGCGAAGGCGTCGAAGAAGAAATCGATGGCGTGGACGTGGACGAGGTCGGCGTCGCCGAGGTGCCGGAACGCCGCGGGCGCGACCGGGTAGCGGGGCGAGCCGTAGAACGGGATCCGCTCGATCGCGATCCCCTCCAGGGTCTCCCGCGCCGGCAGCCGCATCTCGGGCGCCGAGAACAGCCGGTCGAGGGTCAGCACCCGGACGCGGTGGCCGAGGCGGGCCTGCTCGCGGGCGAGGTTGGCGACGAAATCCTCGAGCCCGCCGCGATTGGGCAGGAACTGGCGGACCACGTGCAGGATCGACAGGGGGGCGGCCGGCATCGTCCTCACTCGGATTCTAGCGTTCGCAGGACGGTTGGCCCTGGGCCGCGGCCTGCACCGCGGCCACGACCGGGGCGTTGGCCCCGGAGGGATCGAGCTTCAGGGGGTAGTCCGGCGCCCACAATTCGCCCGCGGCCCAGGCGGTCCAGCCGACCCATTGCCCCGGATTGCGGTTGAGGTGGTCGAGCACCGCCCGCAGCCGCTCCGGGCATCCCCGGCGACCCGAGGCGCCGATCTCGCCCAGGAAGGCGCGGCGCCCGTTCTGGGCGAGCCAGCCGGTCATCCGCTCGACCGCCTGCAGGGCGTCGGCGCCGCGGCTGCACTCGGCATGCGTGCCGGAGAAGTCGGCGTCGAGGTACTGGTGCACCTCGTAGGCGACGTTCTGTCCCGGATCGACGAGCCCGAGCATGATCGCGGCGTTGTTGCCGGTCGGCAGGTCGGCGGTCCAGCTATGCGCCCCGGTCCAGCCGGAGCCCGGCACCAGCACCATCTGCCGGGCTCCCGCCTCGCGGATCGCCGCGAGGGCGGCGTTGGCGGCGACGAGCCAGCGGTCGACCGGGATGTCGTGCGGCTCGTTCATCAGCCCGAACACCACCGAGGCGTCGCCGCGGAAGTGCCGCGCCAGGCGCCGCCAGACATCCGCGAAGGCCTCCGGCGTCACCATCTCGGAATCGACCCGCGCCTTGCCGTGATAGGCGTAGTTGTGCAGGTCGATCACCGTGCGCATCCCGGCCTGCGTCGCGGCCGAGACCGCGGCCTCGAGGCGGGCGAGCTCCTCCGGGTCGAGGGGCTGGCGCAGGTTCGGCTGCAGCCGCTCCCAGCGGATCGGCAGCCGCATCGCCGTGAGGCCGAGGGCCGCGAAGCGGCCGATCGTCTGGGCCGAGGGGTAGAGGTAGTCGAAGCCGTAGCGCCCCGGCACGGTGCCGAACTCGGCCCCGCTGATGTTGACCCCGCGCAGGCATGCGGGCGCGGCCGTGGCGGGGGCGGGCGGGAGAGCCAGGACCAGGCAGGCGAGGGCGAGGAGGCGGCGCATCGTCACTCGGCCGGCTGTGCGGTGACGGGCCCGGCCGGCGCGAGGCCCCAGGCCCGGCGGGTGAAGAAGGCGGTCGCCCGGCTGTCGACGTTCCAGTGCCGGCGCACCCAGCGGGCGAGCACCAGGTTGATGACGATCGTCCAGGCCACGTTCGCCACCGCGACGCCGAGGATGCCGAACGGCACCGCCACGAGGCAGAGCAGCACCGCGTAACCCGAGAACAGCACCGCGTTGCTGACGAGGATGTAGCGTTCCCCGCCGCCGATCGTCAGGAGGGAGGCGCCCGGCCCGAAGAACGCGATCACGACCGAGGACAGGCTGAGCACCATGAGCACCTCGGTGTGGGCGGCGAAGTCGGGCTTGAACAGCGCGAGCGCGAAGGGCGCGCCGATCGCCATCACGAGCGCTCCCGCCGACGAGATCGCGAAGCTCGCCAGCGACAGCCGGGCGACCAGGCGCTGGGCGCCCTCGCGGTCGCCGGCCTGGAAGTGGCCCGCGATCATCGGCATGCTGACGGTGTCGATCGCCGCGCAGGGCAGGTTGACCAGCATGGCGTAGCGCAGCGCCACGAAGTAGAACGCCGCCTGCTCCATGCCGAGCATCGCGCCGACGATCACGGTCTCGAGGAAGGCCGTCACCGCCACCATCACGTTGTTGGCGGTGAACAGCAGGCTCTCGCCGCGCCAGCCCGGCCCCTTGTGCGGGTGGCGAAAGCCGCCGCGCCAGGCGTCCCAGCCGTGATGCGCGGCGAGGTGGCGGAGCTGGTAGAGCGTCATCGCCAGGAGCAGCCCGAGCACGATCGACAGGGCCGCCGTGGCGCCGGTGAGCAGGCCCGCGAGCGAGGCGCCCCAGAGCAGCGCCGTGCTGGCGCCGCGCCACACCACCTCCCGGGGCAGCAGCGCGAGCCAGATCCGGCCGTGGATGCGGAAGTAGCTCTGCAGGTACTCCGAGAGCGCGAACACTGCCGCGAAGGCGCAGGCGAGGTGGAGCCGGTGATAGGGATCGGGCAGGGATTCCTCGGCGACGAAGACGACCGCGCTCACCCCCAGCATCACGGCGACCGCCGCCGCGAGCCAGCCGAGATTGTAGCGCACCAGCGCGTCGTTCTCCGGCTTAACGCCGTCCCGCACCCGGTAGTGCTTGAGCACCAGGTTGTGCTGGCCGAGCGCCGCGATCAGGCCGAGCCCGCTGCCGAGCGAGAACAGGAAGACGTAGACGCCGTACTCGTAGGTGGTGAGGAGGCGGCTCGCGACGAGGAGCAGCACGAAGCCCAGCACCGCGCTGGCGATCCGCGCCACGAAGGCCGAGGCGAATTGCTGCGAGCGGGCCGATCGGCGCAGCCGCGCGACGAGTGTCAGCATCGTGTCCGTCGCCTCTCGATGAGCCCGGGGGCCGGCGCGCCGCGCCCACCTCCGTCTACGGGGTAGCAGCGATCCCCTATCGGGACTTTAACGCGCCGCCCCGCCCCATGGGGGTCCCCGCACAATGATCGCCGGTGCAGGCTTAAGTCGATAAGCTTATCCAATCGCTACGACGTTGCCGCGTGTCTGTCGGAATCGTCCAACGCACCGTTAACCCTGGGTGGAATTAGGGCTGCATCTCGGCCGGGGGCGGGTGCATTCACCGCTCATGGGGCAGGATTCGCCGGCACTTCTTTACCGGTCCCGGCGATGGTCTTGCCTCGACACGGATTATCCAACCGATGGGGAAGCGTCCCATGCCTGACCGCGCCCTCGACATGGCGCCCGGAGCTGCGAGCATCGACCGGCTCGATCTCGAGGGCGTCAGCATCAGCGATCTCACCCGCGACGAGCTCTTCGCGCGCCTGCACGAGGCGCTGGAGCGGCGCACGCAGGTCTGCCTCGGCTTCTGCAACGCCAACATGCTGCTCAAGGCCCTGTGCGCGCCGGCCTACGCGACGGCCCTGCGCAGCCTCGTGCTCGTCAGCGACGGGCTCGGCATCGACCTGTGCTCGCTCCTGTTTCGCGGCCGCTTCTTCCGCCAGAACCTCAACGGCACCGACCTGATCCCGGCCTTCCTGGCCGCCGAGACCGCGCCGCGCACGCTGTTCCTGCTCGGGGCCAAGCCCGGCATCGCCGCGACGGCGGCGCGCAACCTGGCGCTGGTCTATTCCCAGCACCGGGTCGTCGGCGTCCGGCACGGCTACTTCTCGCCTGAGGAAACCGGCGCCGTGCTGGCCGAGATCAACGCCGCCTCGCCGGACATCCTCCTCGTCGCCCTCGGCAACCCGGCCCAGGAGCAGTTCATCGCCGAGCACGCGCACCGGATCGACGCGCGGCTGCTGATGGGGGTCGGCGCCCTGCTGGATTACGGCGCCGGAGCGGCGGTCCGGGCGCCCGCGGCGTTCCGCCTGGTCCGGCTCGAATGGCTGTTCCGCCTCCTGCGCGAGCCGCGCCGCCTCGGGCGCCGCTACACCGTCGACATCGTGGTCTTCGCGGCGATGATCCTGCGCCTGCGGCTGGCGAGCCTGGTGCGCGGCCGCCCGGTCCGCGTCGCCCGCTCGTGAACCCGGCCGATCCGCGGCGGGACGCGGCGGCGATGCGCCCGCATCTTAGACGATGCAGCAAACTTGAAGACCTAGAACAGTCCAGGGCCGCGACGCGGCCGGGCGCGGCCCGCATCGGGCAAGTGGCTCGCCGGGCAAGTCACGGGGAAGAGGGAAGAGTGCCGATGCTGACCGACGGCGCGGGCGTCATGCCCATCGCGGACGCCCCGCCCATCGCGGGCGCTTCATCCGTCGCGGACGTCCCTGCCGCCGCGGCGGAGCCGGTTCCGGTCGCGCTCGGCGACGCGTTCGGCTGGTACAGCCCGGGCGATCGCCGGCGCGGCGTGCTCCTGTGCGGGACCTTCGGCTTCGAGCAATGGTGCGCCTACCGCTCCTGGCGCGAGCTCGCCGCGATGACCGCCGCCTCCGGCTGCCCGACCCTGCGCTTCGACTATCCGGGCCAGGGCGATTCCCGCGACCCGGCGGGCCCCGAGATCCCGGCGGCGCTCGCGGCCATCCGCGCCGGCATCGCCTTCCTGCGCGAGCAGGGGGGCGCCGAGGAGATCGTCGTCGTCGGCCTGCGCCTCGGCGCGACCCTGGCGGCGCTGGCGGGGGAGGAGGTCGACCGCCTGGTGATGCTCGCCCCGTTCCCCACCGGCAAGGCCTATCGCCGCGAGATGGCGATGCAGTCGCGGCTCATCGACGTGATGCCCGACCGCACGCCGATGCCGCAGGAGCCCGACGCGCTGATGGTCGGCAGCTTCCTCCTCGGATCCGAGACCCTCGCCGACCTCGCCCGGCTCGACCTCGCTGCGGCCGGGCGCGCGCCGGCGCCCGAGATCCTGCTGCTCGGCCCCAAGGTCGACGCCCTCGCCGAGCGCTACCGGGCGCTCGGGAGCGCGGTCGAGACCGGGCCGTTCCCCGACCTGACCCAGCTCGTCTCCGACCCGCTGTTCTCCCGCACCCCCGACCAGACCTTCGCGCGGGTCCGCGACTTCGCCCTCGCCGGGGCGCCCGCGCCGGGGGGATTGCCGTCCGCTCCCCCCGCGCCCTGCCGGCTCGAGGACGGGGCGTGGAGCGAGGAGCCGTCGCGCTTCGGCGCCGGCCTCGTCGGCATCCTGTGCCGGCCGCGCGGGACCTGGAGCGGCGACACCGTGCTGGTGGTCAATTCCGGGCGCAACCCGCGGGCCGGGCACGGGCGCCAGACGACGCGCCTCGCGCGGCGGCTCGCCGAGGCCGGCATCGCCTCGTTCCGCTTCGACCTGCGCGGCATCGGCGACAGCGCCCCGCGCCCGGACGGCTCGCTGCCGCTCTACGCGGCGGATTCGGTCGCCGACGTCACGGCGGCGATCGACCACCTCGCGGCCCTGCGGCACCCGCCCGGCGTGGTGCTCGGCAATTGCAGCGGCGCCTACCAGGCCTTCCAGGCCCTGAGCGGAGATCCCCGCCTGCGCGCCGCGGTGCTGGTCAACCTGTACTGCTTCGAGCTGAAGCCCGGGACCGACGTCGAGACCATGGTGCGCGACACCTTCCGCCACAGCCAGGGCTACATGGCCCGCGCCCGCCAGGGCCGGTTCTGGCGCCGGATCCTCACCGGCGAGCTCGGCCTGGCGCGGATCGCCCGCGCGCTCCTGCGCGACGGCGCCGCCCGCCTCGACCGCGCGACCGCCCGGATGCCGTGGCGGACCTTGATCCGCACCAGCGTCGCCGGCCGGGTGGCGTCGTTGCGCCGGCGCGGCGCCCGGATCTGCATGGTCTACAGCGCCGACGACCTCGGCATCCCGACCGTGCGCGCGCATTTCGGCACCTCGGACGCGGGAATCGCCCGCCGCCTCGGCTACCCGGTCCAGATCCTCGACGGCAGCGACCACAACCTCAGCCGCCCCGCCGACCAGGACCGCGTCTTCGCGACCCTCGAGCGGGTGGTGCGCGAGACGCGGCCGGGCGACCGGGCGCAGGCCGCCCCCGAGCCGGCGGCGGCCAACGACCTCTCCCCGCGCCTGTCGCGCAGCGCCTGACGACCCGACGATGAGCCCCGAGCCCGCCATGACCTCCGCCCCCCCGCCGCTCGTCTCCCTCCTCGTCTGCACCAAGGGCCGCTCGGCGCAGCTCGAACGGCTGTTCGACTCGCTCCTCGTCCAGGGCGACGACCCGGCCTGCCCGGATTTCGAGGTCGTGCTCGTCGACCAGAACGAGCCCGGCACCCTGGAGCCGGTCGTGGCGCGCTACCGCGACCGGCTCGCGATCGACCACGTCCGCTCGGCGCCGGGCCTGTCGCGGGCGCGCAACGTCGGGCTCGCCCGCTGCCGCGGCGACCTGATCGCCTTTCCGGACGACGATTGCTGGTACCCGGCGGGCCTCGTCGCCGAGGTGGCGCGGCTGTTTGCGGCCCACCGCCAAGCCGACGCCGTGACCGGGCGCACCCTCGACGCGACGGGCCGCGAATCGCTCGGCGCCTTCCTGGCGGCCGACGGGCCGGTCGACCGGCGCAACGTGTGGTTTGCCGGCAATTCCAACGGCCTGTTCGTGCGCGCCGCCGCCGCCCGCGCCGTCGGCGGCTTCGACGAGAGCCTGGGCGTCGGCGCCGCCACACCGTTCCGCTCCGGCGAGGAAACCGATTTCCTGCTGCGCCTCCTCGGGCAGGGGAGGGGGGTCGTGTTCCGCCACGGCCTCGTCGTCCACCACGACCAGGTCGCGCAGGCCGGCCGCCACACCCGCGCCGCCGACTACGCCCGCGGCTTCGGCCGGGTGCTGCGGCTGCACCGCTACGGCCTGCCCTACCTCGCCTTCCGCCTCGCCCGCTTCACCGCGAGCGGCACCCGCGCCCTCCTGCGCCGGGACACCGGCACCGCCCTCGACAAGGCCCTGTGGGCGATCGGGACGGTGTCGGGCTACTGCGCCGGGCGGGCGGGCCCGGGAGAGGTCGTGGCAGGAGAGTGATCCGGGGCGCGCCGCCGCGGGGCCTCCAGGGCCGGTCGATCGCAGCCCGCCGACGCGGCGCGCGGTATTCAGGAACTCGCGGTGCCGACGCCGCGCAGAAACGACAGCGACGGCGCGAAGAAGTATTCACCGCCTTTCATGTGAACGAACTGCTCGAACCGGTGCATCGACGGCTGCGCCCCCGGCGTGTGGCCGTCGAGGTAGGTATGCTCACGCGTCGGGGCTGCCGGATCCGCCTGTCCGATCACCGGATCGATCCCGGTCGAGCCGTGCTTGTTCTCTCCGATGTTGCCGGCAAAATCAGGGTTGTTGGCCCATGATTGCTGCGTGAACTCGAATTGCTGCTCCAGGTCGGCCATGTAGGCCATGAACAGGAGCCCCGAGCCGTGGACCGGCTCGTTGCCGCCGTCGGCGAACTCGCTGCCATCCTGGCTCATCGGGCGCGCCGGGCCGTAGGTGATGCCGCGCCGCGCCATGATCGGCGAGCGGTCGCCCTGATCGTCCGGGAGATTCAGCTGCCGCCGCACGTCGCCGCGCGGATTCGTCTTGCGGATATGGGCGTGGAACGGGCACCGCGCGCCGTCGGCGTCGTTCTCGTACGTGAAGCCGTTCGGCACGGCTGCGGCCGTTCCCTGGGGGAAGTCCGTCAGCGGCGTTCCGTCCTCGAAGCGTCCGACCACCATGGCTCCGGCCCGGTCCAGTTCCTCCTGCGTCGCCGCCTTCCCGAACAGGGCCTCGCCCAGCGCGTCCTCGGCGGCGTTGAAGCCGCGCACGTCCTGCTCGAGCTTGCGGAACACGAAGTAGCTGCCGGCGGAGAGGGGCAGCCGGCCGTTCGGGTCGGCGACGATGAACTGGGACGGCGGAAACGCGGGAGACCAGGGGATCCTGCCCGTGCTGAAGCCACCGGGCGCGGGCGGCTCCTCGGGAAGACCCGCGAGCTCGGTTCGGAGATCCTCGTCGAGGAAGAGGGGGTGGCTCCGGCCGTCGACGTAGCCGAAATGCTCGACGCCTTCGGCTGCGGCGTCCGGCCGGAACTTGCGCGTCTGCTGCAGGCCGGTCTCGGTCGCCAGGATCCGGCAGCCGGACGCCTCGAGCCACTGCGCGAAGGCCTTCGCCTCGCCGGTCACGATCCTCGGATCGGCATTGGCGATCAGCAGCATGGCGTCGGGGGCGCGCGCGTTCCAGGTGCCGGCTTCCCAAGTCGCGCGACCCGGATCGGACAGGATCGCCTGCCGCGCCGCCATGCCGGCTGCGAAGGCCGCCCCGGGCGGCACCTCGGCGTGGGCCCCGAGGGCTTCGAAGCCGCCGGCGCTGAGGAAGACGCACCGGACCGTGCCGCCATCGAGGTAGGGGGCATAGCGCTTGTTGCTGCGCAGCTGCTCCGCCGCGCTGGTGCAACGGCGGCCCAGCGCCCGGACGACATGTGCCACTGCATCGTGGGAAAGATCATCGAAGCCGATGAAGACATGCGCAGCATGATGCCGGCCATGACCCTTGAGGATATTGGCCTGGAGATCTTCGAGGAAAAGCTTGATATCGGGATCGCTGGAGGCCGAATGCCACTTGATGGGATTGCGAAGGATCTCGATCAGGTCGGACATGGTCGGTACCCCTGTGGGAGAGGAACTGAAATTCACGCCTTGTCTGAAAAACCAATGAGAGCGGCAGCATCAGACGCTCTCCAGCTGAAGAGCGGTCGAGCCATATTCGAATAATATTATTGAAGAAGAATGCCGTCCATACTGAAATCAGATGATGTACGATCGTGCCGCCGCCGATGCCCATGCCTGGCGGAGCGCCCGCGTCCCGCATCCGGGCGCGGCGGGACCGCGCTCCTTCGCGCCGCTGCGAGGCCGGCGCCCGGCATGCCCGAGGAGGCCGGGCCGGATGCGGGCTTCTCTATCAGGCGCCGGAGAGGGCCGGCGCCCCGGGGGCCGCCCGGTGCAGGAAGTCCGGGATCGCCTCGCCGAACACCGCGTCCGCCGCCGCCCGATCGTCCGACGCCAGCGCCGCGGCGAGGCGGTCGAGCCAGGCGGCGAGCTGGGCGCGGTCGGCGAAGATCGGCTTGGCCGCCATCACCCCGTCGATGCCCGCGAGGTTCACCATCGGCTCGTCGCGGGCGAACAGGATCTCGTTCAGGCGCTCGCCCGGGCGGGCGCCGGTGACGAGGACGTCGATGTCCTCGCCGGGCTCGAAGCCGGCGAGCCGGATCATCCGCTCGGCGAGGTCGCGGATGCGCACCGGCTGGCCCATCTTGAGCACGTAGACCGCCGCGCGCTGGTCGCCGGCCGCCGGGTCGCGGGCCTCGCGGTCGGCGTGGGAGGCGGCGGTCAGCACGAGGTCGGCGGCCTCGCGCACGGTCATGAAGTAGCGCACCATGTCGGGATGGGTGAGCGTGACCGGACCGCCGCGGGCGATCTGCGCCTTGAACACCGGCACCACCGACCCGACGGAACCCAGCACGTTGCCGAAGCGCACCGCCACGAGGCGGGTCTCGTCGGCTTGCCGTCCGGCATCTTGGCGGCCCGCATCGAGGGCCTGGGCGTACATCTCGGCGAAGCGCTTGGTGACGCCGAGCTGAGAGACCGGCTCGATCGCCTTGTCGGTCGAGATCATCACCAGCGCCTTCGCGCCCGCCGCCAGCGTCGCGTCGGCGACGTTGACCGAGCCGAAGACGTTGGTCTTGATGCCCTCGCTCCAGTCCCGCTCCAGGTAGGGCACCTGCTTCAGCGCGGCGGCGTGGAAGACGTAGTCGGGCCGGAACTCCGCGAGCACCCGGAACAGCCGCTCGCGGTCGCGGATGTCGGCGATGACGCCGCTCACCCCCTCGTTGCCGGAGAACCCGGGGCGGCTCAGCACCCCGTGCAGGGCGGGCTCGGAACTCTCCAGCACCAGGACCGCGCTCGCCCCGAAGGCGACGGCGCGCGCGCAGATCTCCGAGCCGATCGAGCCCCCCCCGCCCGTGACGACGACCCGCCGCCCGGTGAGGAAGTGCTCGAGCCGCGGCCGGTCGATGGCGACGGTCGGGCGCAGGAGCAGGTCCTCGATCTCGATCGGGGCGAGCTCCGCCCCGCGGCCCGCGTCGCCGAGGCTCGTCACCCGGGCGAGCGGCAGGCCGAGGCGGCGCGCCCGGGCGATCAGCGCCTCGGGCTCGGCCTCGGGCGCGAGCGCGCTCGGGGTCGCGACGAGGCGGCGGATCGGGACGCCGCGGGCGGCCATCCCGGCCACCACCTCGTCGAGGTCGGAGACGGCGCCCAGCACCGGCACGCCGCGCATGGTCTGGCCCTGCTCCTCGGCCCGGGGCGAGAGGATGCCCTTCGGGTCGAGCTTGCGCACCGCGCCCGATTCGATCGCGCGGAGCACCACCTCGATGTCGTGGCCGCGCCCGATCAGCAGGGTCGGCGTGCTGGCGGCCCGCGCCGCGCTCTGGCGCGAGCGGCTGTACTTCAGGTAGCGGAACGCCAGCCGCGGCCCGCCGAGCAGGAAGATCTGCAGGACGAAGTAGAGCCCGATGGCGATCTTGCCGAAGAAGTAGATGCCGAACAGGGCCGGCGAGACCAGCACGTAATCGAGCACGAGCAGCAGCAGCGTGAGGAGAGCCACCGCCCGGACGATGTTGGCGAGATCCGGCAGCGAGGCGAAGCGCCACTTGGTCCGGTAGAGCCCGAAGGCCCGGTAGACCAGACCGGCACAGGCCACGAAGGGCGGCAGCAGCACCGGCAGGTGGGCGAGCCGCTCGGCGAGGAGCGGGCCGTCGAAGCGGATCGCGAAGGTGAGGAGCACGGCGAGGGCCGTCGCCACGAGGTCGTGGACGATGATCGTCGCGGTCTTGAGGATCTGTCTGCGCATCGGGAGCCGGGCGCGGTATCGGCCGGGGCTTCCGCGGTGTCAACGCGGGCGGGCGCCCCGGTTTCCTGGGGCGGCGGGATTTGCCAAACGCCGCCGCTCCGCCATCTGGGCATACAGTCAGGGAGCATCGCGGGGTGCGCGGTGCGATAAGAGGGGGATCCCCGCACCGCATGCCCAGCCTCGCCTTCTACGGATCCAGCCTGCTCTCCGCCTACTGGAACGGCGCCGCCACCTATTACCGCGGTCTGATCCGCGACCTCGCCGGCCGGGGCTGGCGCACGACCTTCTACGAGCCCGACGCCTTCGAGCGCCAGCAGCACCGGGACATCGAGCCGCCGGACTGGGCCGAGGTCGTCGTCTATCCCGCCACCGAGGCGGCGGCGCGGGCCGTGATCGCCGAGGCGGCGAGGGCCGACGTGGTGGTCAAGGCCTCGGGCGTGGGCGTCTTCGACGACCTCCTCCTCGAGGAGCTGGCGCGCACCGCCCGGCCCGACGCGGTGCGGCTGTTCTGGGACGTCGACGCCCCGGCGACGCTCGCCGAGATCGGCGCCTCCCCCGACCACCCGATGCGGCGGATCCTGCCGGACCTCGACCTCGTCCTGACCTATGGCGGCGGGCCGCCGGTGGTGGACGCGTACCGGGGCTTCGGCGCGCGGGACTGCGTGCCGATCTACAACGCGCTCGATCCCGACACCCACCACCCGGTACCGGCGCAAGCGCGGTTCGAAGCCGACCTCGCCTTCCTGGGCAACCGGCTGCCGGACCGCGAGGCGCGGGTGGAGGAGTTCTTCCTGAACCCCGCCGCCGGCTTGCCGGAGCGGCGCTTCCTCATCGGCGGCAACGGCTGGGAGTGGCGGGCACTGCCTGAGAACGTGCGCCGCATCGGCCACGTGCCGACGGCGGACCACAACGCCTTCAACACCTCGCCCCGCGCCGTGCTCAACATCGCCCGCGACTCGATGGCGGCCACCGGCTGGTCGCCGGCGACACGGGTGTTCGAGGCCGCCGGCGCCGGCGCCTGCCTCATCACCGATGCCTGGACCGGCCTCGAGATGTTTCTCACCGAGGGCGAGGAGGTGCTGGTCGCCCGCGACGGGCGCGACGTCGCCGCCCATGTCGAGGCGCTGACGGACGAGCGGGCCCGGGCGATCGGGGACGCCGCGCGCCGGCGCATCCTCGGCCAGCACACCTACGCGCGGCGCGGCGCCGAGGTCGACGCCCTCCTGCGCCGGGCCCTCGCGGCCCGTCGCGCGGGGGCGCCCGCGTGAGCCGGCCCCTCGACCTCGTGGTGCTGGGCCTGAGCCTGTCCTCGTCCTGGGGCAACGGCCACGCCACCACCTACCGGGCGCTGCTGCGGGCCTTCGCGGAGCGGGGCCACCGGGTGACGTTCCTCGAGCGCGACGTGCCCTGGTACGCCGCGCACCGCGACCTCGCCGATCCGGACTACTGCGATCTCGTGCTCTACCGCGACCTCGCCGGACTCGTGGAACTGACGCCGCGGCTCCGCGCGGCCGACGCCGTGATGGTCGGCTCCTACGTGCCGGAGGGCGTCGCGGTCGGCGAGATGGCGATCCGGACCGCGCACGGGGCGGGGCGGATCGCGGCCTTCTACGACATCGACACGCCGGTGACGCTCGCCAAGCTCGCCCGCGGCGACCACGAATACCTGACGCCGGACCTGATCCGATCTTATGACCTCTACCTGTCCTTCACCGGCGGCCCGACCCTGGACCGGCTCGAGCGCGAGCACGGCGCCCCGATGGCCCGGGCGCTCTACTGCTCGGTCGACCCGGCGCACTACGCCCCGCGGGGAGGATTGCCGCGCTACGACCTGAGCTATCTCGGCACCTACAGCCCCGACCGGCAGCCGACCCTGGAGCGGCTCTTGATCGAGCCCGCCCGCCGGGCGCCGCATCGGCGCTTCGCCGTCGCCGGGCCGCAATACCCGGACGGGATCGACTGGCCGGCGAACGTCGAGCGCCTCGACCATGTGGCGCCTGCCGACCACCCGGCCTTCTACGCCGCCAGCCGCTACACCCTGAACGTCACGAGGGCCGACATGATCGCCGCCGGCTACAGCCCGAGCGTGCGACTGTTCGAGGCCGCCGCCTGCGGCACGCCGCTGATCTCGGATTCCTGGGACGGGCTCGACACCGTGCTCGGCATCGGCCGCGAGATCCTGGTGGCCGACGGGCCCGACGCGGTGCTGGCGATCCTGGACCGGCAGGACGAGGCCGCCCGGACGGCCCTGGCGGCGGCGGCGCGCGCCCGGGTTCTGGCCCGCCACACCGCCGCCTGCCGGGCGGCGGAGCTCGAGGCGGCCCTCCAGGAAGCGATCTCGGCGATCTCGCGCGACGCGGGGGGTGGCGGCATCCGCGCCGCACCCTAAAATACTCACACCCTGTATCGCAACGAGCCGTGGAGCGACGCGTTGTGTGCGGGTGCGGGTCCAGGAACAAAGATCCCGGATCCGTGATCGCCGGATAAGGCGCCTCGGGCGGGCCCGTCGCGTCCCGCCCGGCCGGGATGGAAGAGGATCGCCGCATGAGACACCGCGAGAAGACGC
The sequence above is drawn from the Methylobacterium terrae genome and encodes:
- a CDS encoding alpha/beta hydrolase, yielding MLTDGAGVMPIADAPPIAGASSVADVPAAAAEPVPVALGDAFGWYSPGDRRRGVLLCGTFGFEQWCAYRSWRELAAMTAASGCPTLRFDYPGQGDSRDPAGPEIPAALAAIRAGIAFLREQGGAEEIVVVGLRLGATLAALAGEEVDRLVMLAPFPTGKAYRREMAMQSRLIDVMPDRTPMPQEPDALMVGSFLLGSETLADLARLDLAAAGRAPAPEILLLGPKVDALAERYRALGSAVETGPFPDLTQLVSDPLFSRTPDQTFARVRDFALAGAPAPGGLPSAPPAPCRLEDGAWSEEPSRFGAGLVGILCRPRGTWSGDTVLVVNSGRNPRAGHGRQTTRLARRLAEAGIASFRFDLRGIGDSAPRPDGSLPLYAADSVADVTAAIDHLAALRHPPGVVLGNCSGAYQAFQALSGDPRLRAAVLVNLYCFELKPGTDVETMVRDTFRHSQGYMARARQGRFWRRILTGELGLARIARALLRDGAARLDRATARMPWRTLIRTSVAGRVASLRRRGARICMVYSADDLGIPTVRAHFGTSDAGIARRLGYPVQILDGSDHNLSRPADQDRVFATLERVVRETRPGDRAQAAPEPAAANDLSPRLSRSA
- a CDS encoding lipopolysaccharide biosynthesis protein — protein: MLTLVARLRRSARSQQFASAFVARIASAVLGFVLLLVASRLLTTYEYGVYVFLFSLGSGLGLIAALGQHNLVLKHYRVRDGVKPENDALVRYNLGWLAAAVAVMLGVSAVVFVAEESLPDPYHRLHLACAFAAVFALSEYLQSYFRIHGRIWLALLPREVVWRGASTALLWGASLAGLLTGATAALSIVLGLLLAMTLYQLRHLAAHHGWDAWRGGFRHPHKGPGWRGESLLFTANNVMVAVTAFLETVIVGAMLGMEQAAFYFVALRYAMLVNLPCAAIDTVSMPMIAGHFQAGDREGAQRLVARLSLASFAISSAGALVMAIGAPFALALFKPDFAAHTEVLMVLSLSSVVIAFFGPGASLLTIGGGERYILVSNAVLFSGYAVLLCLVAVPFGILGVAVANVAWTIVINLVLARWVRRHWNVDSRATAFFTRRAWGLAPAGPVTAQPAE
- a CDS encoding glycoside hydrolase family 5 protein, yielding MRRLLALACLVLALPPAPATAAPACLRGVNISGAEFGTVPGRYGFDYLYPSAQTIGRFAALGLTAMRLPIRWERLQPNLRQPLDPEELARLEAAVSAATQAGMRTVIDLHNYAYHGKARVDSEMVTPEAFADVWRRLARHFRGDASVVFGLMNEPHDIPVDRWLVAANAALAAIREAGARQMVLVPGSGWTGAHSWTADLPTGNNAAIMLGLVDPGQNVAYEVHQYLDADFSGTHAECSRGADALQAVERMTGWLAQNGRRAFLGEIGASGRRGCPERLRAVLDHLNRNPGQWVGWTAWAAGELWAPDYPLKLDPSGANAPVVAAVQAAAQGQPSCER
- a CDS encoding glycosyltransferase family 4 protein, translated to MPAAPLSILHVVRQFLPNRGGLEDFVANLAREQARLGHRVRVLTLDRLFSAPEMRLPARETLEGIAIERIPFYGSPRYPVAPAAFRHLGDADLVHVHAIDFFFDAFALTKPLHRRPMVATTHGGFFHTSAHSRLKKLWFEGPTRMSVRAYEAVVACSESDARLFQGIAPGSVSVIQNGVDLDKFAGAASPEPQPALLTIGRFAHNKRLDRLLATMRALNAQGPAWRLRIVGVPSDVSAEALSHEIDRMGLTGAVTLHTGLDAPAVRDLIGRSSLFVSASEYEGFGIALIEALSAGLVPVAHPNDAFAWLQGRHPSITLADFADPDAAAAAIRRAYDRLASSAILRGAEDLSEYRWSGVAARYVAVYEAALAEAGHGIAARAA
- a CDS encoding WecB/TagA/CpsF family glycosyltransferase, which encodes MPDRALDMAPGAASIDRLDLEGVSISDLTRDELFARLHEALERRTQVCLGFCNANMLLKALCAPAYATALRSLVLVSDGLGIDLCSLLFRGRFFRQNLNGTDLIPAFLAAETAPRTLFLLGAKPGIAATAARNLALVYSQHRVVGVRHGYFSPEETGAVLAEINAASPDILLVALGNPAQEQFIAEHAHRIDARLLMGVGALLDYGAGAAVRAPAAFRLVRLEWLFRLLREPRRLGRRYTVDIVVFAAMILRLRLASLVRGRPVRVARS